ATTGAAAATATTCAGGAATATTGTGCGGTGGATATTTCAAAGAGCAGGACATTAGAGATTATGTTTTTGGAAGCAAAAGAACAGATTGAAACTTTTTTCCGGACAGAGAATATCATTTATTGGCTTGAAAACCCTTTGAGCGACAAATTGGTTTCTATCTGCTGCATCCCAACAGATTTAGAGGATCAATTGCACAAAGTACTATGGAAAAACAGAATCCCAAAGATTTTGACTTCCGGAACATTATCAGATGATAGAGGCTTTACCTACTTCAAAAGCAATGCGGGAATAGATAAGGTCAATAAAAATTTTATCAGTGAGATGAGCTGTCGTTCTCCATTTGACTATAAAAATAATGCATTGCTTTATGTCAGTGAAAACGTACCATTTCCTGATAAACAATGCAATGAGTATATTGAGGCTTTAGCTGATGAAATTATAAGGATTGTGGATGCAGCCTATGGGCATACAGTGATTTTGTTTACTTCCTACTCTTTATTATCAAGAGTATATGAATTGGCGAGACACAGAATCAAATATCCGGTCCTGAAAATGGATAAAAGTGAGAAGAACATTGTTGAAGCTTTTAAAAACAGCGGAAACAGTGTTCTTTTTGCTACAGGCTCATTTTGGGAAGGTGTTGACTGTCCCGGAGATATTCTATCTTCACTTATTATCGTCAACTTGCCGTTTCCAACACCGACACCGATTTTGGAACATAGGAAGAAACAGTATGCGGAGTTGAAAGAGTTTATAGAATTTATTATTTTTCCTGAAATGCTCATTAAGCTAAAGCAAGGTATGGGGCGCTTGATTCGATGTGAAACTGATACCGGTCTCATTGCCATTTTAGATTTCAGGATCAGTAAAAAAGGAAAGTACCGCAAGAGGGTGCTTGGTGCCCTATCAGACTATAGGGTGACAGATTCTCTTGATGAGGTAAAAGCATTTTTCCGTAAAGTAAAAAGAAAAGAATATTTTTATCAAGATTGAGTGAGCGGTTATGGGAATAGCTGCTCGCTTTTTTTGAAAGGAGCGGTTTCATGAATACAGCCATGACCATAACGGACATGAAAAATATAGATATACGTACAGTTGATCCATCCACCTTAGTAGATATTAAAACAGTCAAAGTCAATACGGATTTACCGGTGGAAGAACGAAAGAAAGATTTTATCAGACAAGTGAAAAATCCTTACTGCTTCAGATGTGGCAAGGTTGTGGTTAAGATGAGTTTCGCTGATACAACAGCAACATTAGAAGACAGGTTGGAGAATTACTTTAGAAGCTTATAGAACAGTAGAAGGCAAAACTTTACAAATTGGCGCTTCGGAAATCTGGACGCGCAGTTAATTTTATGCTAAGCTTTTATTGGACTATAATCAGTGAAGCCTAATGTGTTTAAAGTTTTGCTAATACTTTAAACAAACAGGAGGCTTTACTCATGGAATTTTTAAAAGATAACAAAACCTATAATGCTGCTATTTATGTAAGACTCTCAAGAGATGATGGAGATAAAGAAGAAAGTGACAGCATTTCAAACCAAAAGGAACTAATTCGTGAATATTTAAGGTCAAAGTCAGAAATCCAAATTGCTTCTGTGCACGTAGATGATGGATATAGTGGCGTTGACTTTAATCGGCCTGCCTTTTTAGAAATGATGGAAGAGATTAAGGCAGGGAAGGTAAACTGTGTTGTCGTAAAAGACCTTTCACGTTTTGGCAGAAACTATATTGAGTCAGGGAAATATATTCAAAAGATATTTCCTTTTCTTGGTGTGCGTTTCATTGCGATCAATGATAATTATGATAGTGCGGAAGGTTCAAATATTACCGATAACATCATGATTCCATTTAAAAATCTAATAAACGACTCATATTGCAGAGATTCCTCAATTAAAATAAGGAGCCAACTTGAAATCAAACGTAAAAAGGGTGATTTTATTGGCTCTTTTGCTGCTTACGGCTATAAGAAAGCTGAGAATAATAAGAATAAGCTGGAAATAGACGAATATGCAGCTCAAGTTGTCCGTGACATTTTCAAGTGGAAACTTGAGGGGATGAGCCAGCAGGGGATAGCCAACCGACTAAATGAAATGGGCATCCTGTCCCCTATGGAATATAAACGCTCATTGGGAGAAAGGTACAAAACAACCTTTAAAGTAAAACAGCAGGCTCTCTGGTCTGCCGTTGCAGTCAGACGAATCTTAACAAATGAATTGTATATCGGTGTGTTGGAGCAGGGAAAAAGAACCACTCCGAATTACAAAATAAAAACGAGAGTTGAACGTCCTAAAGAAGAGTGGGTGCGAGTGGAAAATGCACATGAGCCTATAATATCAAAAGAGCTATTTACCACAGTAAATGGTTTATTGCTCCATGACACTCGGATTGCCCCTGCTGAGGAAACCGTATATCTTTTTTCAGGTATTATTGTCTGCGGGGATTGTAAAGAAAATATGATCCGCAAGACGGTTCCTGCTAATGGGAAAAAATATTACTACTACACTTGTTCTACCAACCGAAATGATAAAAATAGTTGCACTACCCATAATATCAGTGAAAAGGCATTTGAAGAAGCTGTTTTGGTGGCTTTAAATGTACATATACGCAGTATTCTTGATATTGAACGTATTCTAACATATATCGATACACTACCTTACAAGCAAGAAGAAATATTGAAATTGGATGCTCAAATTGTCAAGGCACAAGAGGAAATAGAAAAGATTCAAAAGTATAAGCTGACATCATACGAACACTTTGTAGATAAAGTAATCACCAAAGAAGAATACCGAAACCATGTCAGCAGATATAATGCTAAAATTCAAAAGGCAGAAAAGCTTATACTAAAGCGTAAACAAGAGATTGAAGATATTATAAACAATAAGACGCCAACTAACTTATGGATTGAGAATTTTAAGCAGTACCAAAACATTGAGCAGCTTACACGAAAAGTAGTTGTGTCATTGATGGAGAAAATATATGTATATGAAAATGGGAAAATCGATATTCATTTTAAACATCAAGCGGAATATGAAAGTGCTATTCGTTTTATAGAAAGCGCCAGCAAATCAGACTCCTTTGATGCGAGTGTTGCGTTTAAGGAGGCGATTTAATCATGGCAAGAAAAAGCAGAAGACAGTCTGTGATCGCACAAAAAGAAACGGTAACACAGGAGAAGGTTTTTAAAACAGGACTGTATGTCCGTCTTTCTATTGAGGATGTGCGTGACAGAAAAGATAGTGATTCCATTGAAAATCAGACATATTTGTTGAAACAATTCGTTGAGGAAAGGCCATTTTTGCAGATTTACTCAATATATACGGACAACGGAGAAAAAGGAACGAATTTTGACCGTCCTGAATTTAACAGGCTTATGGACGATGTTAAAGCAGGCAGAGTGAACTGCATTGTGGTAAAAGACCTCTCGCGCTTTGGCAGAGATTATCTTGAAACCGGAAACTATCTTGAAAAGATTTTTCCGTTTCTTGGAGTCCGTTTTATATCTATCAATGATAATTATGACAGCTTTAACCCTGAAAACAGTAATGAAGGCTTGATTATTTCTTTGAAAAATCTTTTGAATGATGTTTATACAAAGGACATATCCAAGAAAATCATCTCTACCTTCAGAGAAAGACAGTCGAAGGGTGAATTTTTAGGTGCACACGTGCCTTATGGATACAGCAGGCCGGATGACGGCACTTATAAACTTGTAGTTGACGAGGAAGCTGCTTTAGTCATTCGGCAAATCTACCAGTGGAAAGTAGAAGGGCTGAGCGATACTGCAATAGCTCGTCGCTTAAATGATATGGGAATACCTTCTCCAAGCAAGTACAAATATTTAAAGGGCGAGTGGAAAAATGCCCGTTATAATAACAATATCTGGCAGCGTCAGGCAATTAAAGCTATAACAGAGAATGAAGTATATTTAGGACACAAGATATATGGCAAAATTCAGGCATCCCTTTATGAAGGCAAGCGAAAATCAAGAGTGCCAAGAGATGAATGGACAATTATTGAAAACGACCATGAACCGATTATCGATCAAGAAACTTTTGATATTGTCCATGCTAGACGATTGGAAGTATATAAAGAATTTACTGAACGCTTAGAGCAAAACAAGCATTTTGAAAATACTGAGAATATTTTTAAGGATATTGCTATTTGCGGAGATTGCAAATGTAAACTTGTTCGCAGGAGAAGGATTAAAAATGATGAGCTTTATTATTATTTTTCATGCACTACTTACGAAACAAATAGTGGTTATAAATGCACGAGAAAGCATATAGTAGAAACTGATATGATTAAAGCAGTATATGCTGCTATTCGCAGTCAAATAGATATGGTTGCATCGGTGGATGATATTCTGAGAAAAGTAAATTCCGATGCGAGTTATGAGAATAGGAAAGACAACTTGGCTAATGAAATCAGAAAGGTTAAAGCACAAATTGAAAGGCTGCCTTCCTTGCGAAGTTCTCTTTATGATGATTATATTGAACAACTGCTTACTGAACAGGAGTATCTATATGCAAAAATTAAGTATGAGAAAGATGAAGTTGCATTAAAAGACAGACTAAATGAATTGTTGTTACAACAGAAGAAGTATGATCAAACATATTCCTATGAAAACCAGTGGTTATCTTCTTTTAGAGCATTCCGAGATGAAAAAGAATTAACTAAAGAAATGGTTGCA
Above is a window of Desulfitibacter alkalitolerans DSM 16504 DNA encoding:
- a CDS encoding recombinase family protein; the protein is MEFLKDNKTYNAAIYVRLSRDDGDKEESDSISNQKELIREYLRSKSEIQIASVHVDDGYSGVDFNRPAFLEMMEEIKAGKVNCVVVKDLSRFGRNYIESGKYIQKIFPFLGVRFIAINDNYDSAEGSNITDNIMIPFKNLINDSYCRDSSIKIRSQLEIKRKKGDFIGSFAAYGYKKAENNKNKLEIDEYAAQVVRDIFKWKLEGMSQQGIANRLNEMGILSPMEYKRSLGERYKTTFKVKQQALWSAVAVRRILTNELYIGVLEQGKRTTPNYKIKTRVERPKEEWVRVENAHEPIISKELFTTVNGLLLHDTRIAPAEETVYLFSGIIVCGDCKENMIRKTVPANGKKYYYYTCSTNRNDKNSCTTHNISEKAFEEAVLVALNVHIRSILDIERILTYIDTLPYKQEEILKLDAQIVKAQEEIEKIQKYKLTSYEHFVDKVITKEEYRNHVSRYNAKIQKAEKLILKRKQEIEDIINNKTPTNLWIENFKQYQNIEQLTRKVVVSLMEKIYVYENGKIDIHFKHQAEYESAIRFIESASKSDSFDASVAFKEAI
- a CDS encoding DUF6870 family protein, whose product is MNTAMTITDMKNIDIRTVDPSTLVDIKTVKVNTDLPVEERKKDFIRQVKNPYCFRCGKVVVKMSFADTTATLEDRLENYFRSL
- a CDS encoding recombinase family protein encodes the protein MARKSRRQSVIAQKETVTQEKVFKTGLYVRLSIEDVRDRKDSDSIENQTYLLKQFVEERPFLQIYSIYTDNGEKGTNFDRPEFNRLMDDVKAGRVNCIVVKDLSRFGRDYLETGNYLEKIFPFLGVRFISINDNYDSFNPENSNEGLIISLKNLLNDVYTKDISKKIISTFRERQSKGEFLGAHVPYGYSRPDDGTYKLVVDEEAALVIRQIYQWKVEGLSDTAIARRLNDMGIPSPSKYKYLKGEWKNARYNNNIWQRQAIKAITENEVYLGHKIYGKIQASLYEGKRKSRVPRDEWTIIENDHEPIIDQETFDIVHARRLEVYKEFTERLEQNKHFENTENIFKDIAICGDCKCKLVRRRRIKNDELYYYFSCTTYETNSGYKCTRKHIVETDMIKAVYAAIRSQIDMVASVDDILRKVNSDASYENRKDNLANEIRKVKAQIERLPSLRSSLYDDYIEQLLTEQEYLYAKIKYEKDEVALKDRLNELLLQQKKYDQTYSYENQWLSSFRAFRDEKELTKEMVAALIETVELYADRSIQINFKFKDEYEELLDYLNTIEDEVKPDEQECLSSYVH